In Palaemon carinicauda isolate YSFRI2023 chromosome 14, ASM3689809v2, whole genome shotgun sequence, the following proteins share a genomic window:
- the LOC137653794 gene encoding cytochrome c oxidase subunit 7A, mitochondrial-like, translated as MNATRALVRTLSTTVARQGRTEVHGGYSKIRSKMQYFQINNGVPIHLKGGPVDTLLFAATAGLNAVGLFMCLSFFYDMSFPKKKE; from the exons ATGAACGCCACTCGG GCTCTCGTGCGCACTCTGAGCACCACAGTTGCTCGTCAGGGAAGGACCGAGGTCCACGGGGGCTATTCCAAAATCCGTTCCAAGATGCAATACTTCCAG ATTAACAACGGCGTTCCAATTCACCTGAAAGGTGGTCCCGTCGACACCCTATTGTTCGCAGCGACTGCCGGCTTGAATGCAGTGGGCCTCTTCATGTGCCTGAGCTTCTTCTACGACATGTCATTCCCCAAAAAGAAGGAGTAA